In a single window of the Zea mays cultivar B73 chromosome 5, Zm-B73-REFERENCE-NAM-5.0, whole genome shotgun sequence genome:
- the LOC100277736 gene encoding uncharacterized protein LOC100277736, translating into MSPSSSLSALRHRLMATVCCCFGQGAGGLGERTRWRRRADVGEFRYDPLSYALNFDEGDGDEEEEEEEEGQRGARARRGDGLLYHSFSSRLSTPAAVVEVA; encoded by the coding sequence atgtcgccgtcgtcgtcgctgAGCGCGCTGCGGCACAGGCTGATGGCCACCGTGTGCTGCTGCTTTGGCCAGGGCGCCGGCGGCCTGGGCGAGCGGACGCGGTGGCGCCGCCGCGCGGACGTCGGGGAGTTCCGGTACGACCCGCTGAGCTACGCGCTCAACTTCGACGAGGGCGACggcgacgaggaggaggaggaggaggaggaggggcaaCGGGGTGCCCGCGCCCGCCGCGGCGACGGCCTGCTCTACCACAGCTTCTCCTCGCGGCTGTCGACGCCCGCCGCGGTCGTCGAGGTCGCGTAG